In a single window of the Cucurbita pepo subsp. pepo cultivar mu-cu-16 chromosome LG18, ASM280686v2, whole genome shotgun sequence genome:
- the LOC111780269 gene encoding NADPH-dependent aldehyde reductase 1, chloroplastic-like, translating into MASKGHQFPPQHQPTQPGKEYIMVPRPQFSTSEYKPSNKLVNKVALVTGGDSGIGRSVCYCFALEGATVAFTYVKGQEDRDAADTLQILRECRTAEGKEPVAMAVAADLGFDKECKRVVEEVVAAFGRIDILVNGAAEQYTGTVEEIDEKRLERVFRTNIFSQFFMVRHALKHMKEGSAIINTTSVTAYKGHLQLLDYAATKGAIVSFTRALALQLASKGIRVNGVAPGPIWTPLIPASFDNEDIESFGSDVLMKRAGQPIEVAPSYVFLACNHCSSYFTGQILHPNGGTIVNG; encoded by the exons ATGGCTTCCAAAGGGCATCAATTTCCTCCTCAGCACCAACCAACCCAGCCAGGCAAAGAGTACATCATGGTCCCTAGACCTCAGTTTTCCACCTCTGAATACAAACCCTCCAACAAGCTAGTCAACAAGGTGGCCCTTGTGACCGGCGGCGACTCCGGGATCGGTCGATCAGTGTGCTATTGCTTTGCCCTTGAGGGGGCGACTGTGGCATTCACATATGTGAAGGGGCAGGAGGATAGGGATGCTGCTGACACGCTTCAAATCCTTCGGGAGTGTCGAACGGCGGAGGGCAAGGAGCCGGTGGCAATGGCGGTGGCGGCCGACTTGGGGTTTGATAAGGAATGCAAGAGGGTGGTTGAGGAGGTGGTGGCAGCGTTCGGTCGGATCGATATTTTGGTCAACGGCGCTGCCGAGCAGTACACCGGGACCGTGGAGGAGATTGATGAGAAGAGGCTTGAGAGAGTGTTTAGAACCAACATATTCTCTCAGTTCTTCATGGTCAG GCATGCGCTGAAGCACATGAAGGAAGGCAGTGCAATCATCAACACAACTTCAGTGACTGCATACAAAGGCCACCTTCAACTGTTGGACTATGCTGCCACCAAAGGCGCCATTGTTTCTTTCACTAGAGCTCTGGCTCTTCAGCTTGCAAGCAAAGGGATTCGAGTCAACGGTGTCGCCCCCGGGCCGATATGGACGCCATTGATCCCGGCATCATTCGATAATGAAGATATCGAAAGCTTCGGGAGTGATGTTCTGATGAAACGAGCCGGTCAGCCGATCGAGGTTGCTCCATCGTACGTGTTCTTGGCTTGCAACCACTGTTCTTCATACTTCACTGGCCAAATCCTCCATCCCAATG GTGGTACAATTGTGAACGGGTAA
- the LOC111780423 gene encoding amidase 1-like yields MAVQDHGAFIEKFILQQSSPSDPLPLTGLTFAVKDIFDMEGYVTGFGNPEWLRTHPPANQTAPAVLAILRGGATCIGKTIMDEMAFSISGENFHYGTPRNPYASDRIPGGSSSGSAVAVGAKLVDFSLGTDTGGSVRVPASYCGILGFRPSHGVVSTSGVIPMTQSFDTVGWFAIDSDVFKRVGRLLLQVPEVEHYKPTQVLIAEDCFKLSSIPSERLTQAFVNSVKKLFGGNLIKQISIGSYVEDKVPSLKHFMIEENDGYKHIIPSLAALVRSKVLLQRHEFKSNHGEWVRSYSSHLGPGKSERISEYIRVATDENTDLSRSVQIELRVALAALLEDFGVLVIPTVPGPPPKLRTDISELHDFRAKAFSLLSIASVSGICQATIPLGLYNGLPVSISLLAKHGSDGFLLNVVDTLYSTLKQEVEASY; encoded by the exons ATGGCTGTGCAGGATCATGGAGCTTTCATAGAGAAATTCATCCTGCAACAGAGCTCCCCGTCCGATCCACTTCCCTTGACTGGCCTCACTTTCGCTGTTAAAGACAT ATTTGATATGGAGGGATATGTAACTGGTTTTGGAAATCCTGAATGGCTAAGGACTCACCCACCTGCCAATCAAACAGCGCCAGCCGTGTTGGCTATCCTAAGAGGAGGAGCCACTTGCATCGGCAAGACTATCATGGATGAAATGGCCTTCAG TATAAGTGGGGAAAACTTTCATTATGGCACACCCCGAAACCCATATGCATCAGATCGTATACCTGGAGGATCTTCCAGCGGCTCTGCTGTTGCTGTTGGTGCAAAGCTTGTGGATTTCTCCTTAG GAACCGATACTGGAGGTAGCGTAAGAGTGCCTGCTTCTTATTGTGGAATTCTTGGATTCCGGCCTTCACATGGTGTGGTCTCTACATCTGGAGTAATACCCATGACGCAGAGCTTCGATACAGTAG GTTGGTTTGCCATCGATTCTGACGTATTCAAAAGAGTAGGTCGGCTGCTGCTGCAAGTGCCAGAGGTTGAACATTACAAGCCTACACAGGTGCTGATTGCAGAAGATTGTTTCAAGCTCTCAAGCATTCCTAGTGAGCGATTGACACAAGCTTTTGTTAATTCAGTGAAGAAGTTATTTGGTG GCAATCTTATAAAACAGATTAGCATCGGGAGTTATGTTGAGGACAAAGTTCCAAGTTTGAAGCATTTCATGATTGAAGAAAACGATGGCTATAAGCATATCATTCCATCCTTGGCTGCTCTTGTAAGGTCTAAGGTATTGCTTCAGAG GCATGAGTTCAAAAGCAATCACGGAGAATGGGTTAGGTCCTATAGTTCTCATTTGGGCCCAGGAAAATCAGAACGAATATCAGAATACATCAGGGTGGCAACGGATGAAAATACTGATCTAAGTCGCTCCGTTCAAATTGAACTGCGTGTAGCTCTTGCAGCTCTTCTTGAA GATTTTGGAGTTCTTGTAATTCCTACAGTCCCAGGCCCCCCTCCGAAACTAAGAACAGACATCTCGGAGCTACACGACTTTCGTGCAAAGGCTTTCAGTTTGCTCTCCATTGCTTCGGTCTCCGGAATCTGCCAG GCTACCATACCTCTAGGACTGTACAACGGCCTTCCTGTGTCTATATCTTTGCTAGCAAAACATGGTTCAGATGGGTTTTTGCTCAATGTTGTTGACACTCTTTACAGCACTCTAAAACAAGAAGTTGAGGCAAGCTACTAA
- the LOC111780424 gene encoding amidase 1-like, giving the protein MAVQDHGAFMEKFLLQPSSPSDQLPLAGLTFAVKDIFDVDGYVTGFGNPEWLRTHPPASQTAPAVLSILKGGATCIGKTIMDEMAYSINGENIHYGTPQNPRAPDRIPGGSSSGSAVAVGAKLVDFSLGTDTGGSVRVPASYCGIFGFRPSHGAVSTSGVIPMAQSFDTVGWFARDPIVLKRVGQLLLQQPEFEHHKPTQVLIAEDCMKLSCIPGERLTQVFVNAVTKLFGGHLIKQVSLGNYVEDKVPSLKHFMIEGNAGHEHSIPSLAALARSMQLLQRYEFRINHEEWVRTCNPHLGPGISERVLEAMRTTDENIDLCRSIKIKLREALASLLEDFGVLVIPTVPGPPPELNTDVSKLHDFRAKAFSLLSIAGVSGLCQVSIPLGLYNGLPVSLSLLAKHGSDGFLLNVVDSLYNTLIQEVEVSF; this is encoded by the exons ATGGCTGTGCAGGATCATGGAGCTTTCATGGAGAAATTCCTCCTGCAACCGAGCTCCCCGTCCGATCAACTTCCCTTGGCTGGTCTCACTTTCGCTGTTAAAGACAT ATTTGATGTGGATGGATATGTAACTGGTTTTGGAAATCCTGAATGGCTAAGGACACATCCACCTGCTAGTCAGACAGCCCCTGCCGTGTTGTCGATCCTAAAAGGAGGAGCCACCTGCATTGGCAAGACTATCATGGATGAAATGGCCTACAG TATAAATGGGGAAAACATTCACTATGGCACACCCCAAAACCCACGTGCACCAGATCGGATACCTGGAGGATCTTCCAGTGGCTCTGCCGTTGCTGTAGGTGCAAAGCTTGTGGATTTCTCCTTAG GAACTGATACTGGAGGTAGTGTAAGAGTGCCTGCATCCTATTGTGGAATCTTTGGATTTCGGCCTTCACATGGTGCAGTCTCTACCTCTGGAGTAATTCCCATGGCACAGAGCTTTGATACAGTAG GATGGTTTGCCAGGGATCCTATTGTATTAAAAAGAGTAGGCCAGCTCCTGCTTCAACAGCCAGAATTTGAACATCACAAGCCTACGCAGGTGCTTATTGCAGAAGATTGTATGAAGCTCTCATGTATTCCTGGTGAACGATTGACGCAAGTTTTTGTGAATGCAGTAACAAAGTTATTTGGTG GCCATCTTATAAAACAAGTTAGCCTTGGGAATTATGTTGAGGACAAAGTTCCAAGTTTGAAGCATTTCATGATTGAAGGAAATGCAGGCCATGAGCATAGCATACCATCCTTGGCAGCCCTTGCAAGATCGATGCAATTGCTTCAGAG GTATGAGTTCAGAATCAATCACGAAGAATGGGTTAGGACTTGCAATCCTCATTTGGGTCCAGGAATATCAGAACGAGTATTAGAAGCCATGAGGACGACAGATGAGAATATTGATCTGTGTCGTTCCATTAAAATCAAGCTGCGGGAAGCTCTTGCTTCTCTTCTTGAa GACTTTGGGGTCCTTGTAATTCCTACAGTCCCAGGTCCCCCTCCAGAACTAAACACAGACGTCTCAAAGCTACACGACTTTCGTGCGAAAGCTTTCAGCTTGCTTTCCATTGCTGGAGTTTCTGGATTGTGTCAg GTTAGCATACCTTTAGGCTTGTACAATGGCCTTCCGGTATCATTATCTTTGCTAGCAAAACATGGTTCAGATGGATTTTTGCTCAATGTTGTTGATAGTCTTTACAACACTCTAATTCAAGAAGTTGAGGTAAGCTTCTAA